In Sebaldella termitidis ATCC 33386, one DNA window encodes the following:
- a CDS encoding hemagglutinin repeat-containing protein yields MKRGKRYNIVKRNIAVGLLLGMLNSMLFADIKVDKNVPQKTSVDRAQNGANIVNINTPNGRGISVNDFSEFRTKDPTVFNNFGQGVGRSYLAGMMAANPNLTKEQAARLILNRVGGNNRVEIENWLEVMSENKTDIIFSSQNGFYLNNTGFINFDKAIFTTSRVDLDGNGDLLPFNIRGGKIEIGREGINAEGVRYLALLSRQMYIDGQIYAKDADINLIAGDFDYNPHTRDYTKQGVNNNELLISSSAFGSIYGNQIKIVGVNGNIGVAGDVISERVLKINADGTIVTNKTQAKEAIEIKAKEFVQEGSIYTEGKLTIEANKTTLKGSGTQASEIEISGNLDNNSNLYSTGNVTVGKDVKNKGQIISENDLDIKGSLDSDNLVYGKNEIRVGKSLVNRSDIQSEGNITVSEDTINTGRILSDKELNIKGNTVNQGTLYGKDNVKIEKNLNNTGSVQTTGELRAKDTANTGKLTVEGNISTDNLDNNGEIITNKKLVTKNLENKSTGKITTGEGIDTAGNAANHGQINTNGSFIIFSNLENYNVINVGGLVSTKDLTNTGTLKVSDKIVSKGFSFTNTGEIVTVNLDVDSTNIMNTNKITVVETSKLKGSSNVNNQGIIASKNIEITTPVLINSGQILAEEVITANNTSLTNTGKLASNGSINLNNTSIVNRSSIESTIVNLQNVFSYDNNTGIIRGNNITLTSSGNLLLEGKIQGINNLLISGVDITNNGNTISSGLLRLSGRDITNNLTISASNVELLATGNILNNSMIEGERGKLSGNNITNKDLIVFLDKLDIEGTKFVNKDASVYSDNELNISTGDVDNTGGEIVGQSTLNITGFNLLDNTKGIIDSRGNILLSGNKLLNSGEVSGQYRLYWETWDGRIIYDDVWRNLDDTYTLTGNSSLITRLNEWIFSEGRSNMQGWGINPKDELDDINNDLDYKLYYGNLTSSQLNPTKNYMTQVLTGYIDTSRLVTEGGRILSGGNLTLDVIELENVNSKISSGGTLRITDKVQTIKNETTASTIKVYDGEEQVKTWELHWTAGNGDTRTGAALGVRRDLKTAGRDVNIADSVSVIEGNNVIIEGSPVISNGYVIQSGAVVDPSTITSKDVDVDLYYDPVTVHVDRTAVIDIITTGTIPFNPGVFNSSVSKLFSENKDPSSKYLMETRSQYIDLSRFYGSDYFLSRIGYNESNDWNNARRLGDAYYETKYMNNLLLETLGTRFINGKADTELMKEMLDNAVATSGDLQLTIGIALTGDQIAALKSDIIWYVEQEVNGEKVLVPQVYLSQATLENIKSPTTTISAQETLAINSSSLVNQGRLEGNTVYVNTDNLINKSVGALTAEITGTNIQIDAKNDILNIGAVIAAKENVVLTAGGTISNITTGVQVIEHDRLRGEERSYTADNIQNVGVISSGDTTYISGENYVSRGAVTQSEGTTYIEAEKDISINTINLRESEREGIKNGYQYTEVNQKLGSEVTGLDNVIMNAGNDISIKGSTVVSDGTVQLTAENNINISNDKNTMYHEEKEEKKGTFSSYYRYETDYSESAVGSTLIGNNVILDAGKDVNIKASNVIAVKNDNIQNSGGNIIVTAGNDINITTDDMNNEYSLTEKRSGFSSSFSTGGGGISAGVSYSRSSLENERNSTTVAVSSLMSEGSTVLDAGNRVRTEAMQADIGENLVIRGVNGVELLDAKEVYEEKVKQKSTSIGLSVSVGSTVTSFIDQANNMYNDKDKYGATNTSELINSAGDGFTLFRSGVSAFNDAQSIYDKLVTGIHPANALAGITANASLSFSQSSYESNTNSTTSVAGNINVGKNFVIESDGDVRLINQKVNVGENFIVDAKNFEARAGENTYSNNTKSSSSGGNIGYDFAQRTMTGGVNVSGGKSNTDSKYYDNTIINVGGIFQLTTKEDALFAGANVTADKINFDIGRDLSIISLQDEYKSEGKNYGIGGGYSQNNTTTNKPEPGAFTGNISYSQNNAESKWVSNQTSIIAENGGNIKVGETLTNIGSIIGSLNADEKLSIEANKVVVSNLEDYNRGENAGVNVGGIGFNNKAPIGQTGVQYGSHDKEQESNATFVNTEVTEAGKKLNLEELGINTDINKAQIVTKDEVVEQIDTNLHTDLLNTTTRQQFMEDTRKAGHGILDIIDSAGRDNLRYEEARTDRYAQYYIEKNPQMAEFIKDPDSKSAADIEKLTKDYIKYMTGKDVEVIIVATGEGSGYIRGDQKGKGKDNVFLLDLNDLASGMSVSNLYGHEPNHIDDHRRGREAGEEIASNAAGDRLSEILGDKGKSNVFDIDKWLDNKDNLQAIQDGKNTLDSEYDGYEGENSSYLDQRTREAGSIASTKSVASKKLENKKADLAKLTNEYQQKCSGRQLSGCSSILNQISSLEKEIKYLQGVATTGQGSVHDSETKSQKTPNNTQNAGNKPSNKPNNNTSSKAEANSAKKIKTKEELVSEMYSKGYTPDQYEIREEKGGVLRVVLDSYKTPDNLNYDDTNVIVWNKGLDIPLKVADAYLKADNASMILTQGHLTDTFGPVLSGGLINKFGPNSGWGSVKDKTELSGNSNYKKLTNEEIKKVGSLSEQKDIRELPGNSEDALKFFQAQVSDYKEVKPGVFVGKDENGITFTYRAQSKSGPPTIDVNGIKGIRKIKFKE; encoded by the coding sequence ATGAAGAGAGGAAAAAGGTATAACATTGTAAAAAGAAATATAGCAGTAGGGTTACTGCTTGGAATGTTGAACAGCATGTTGTTTGCAGATATAAAGGTAGATAAAAATGTACCACAGAAAACAAGTGTAGACAGAGCACAAAATGGTGCGAACATTGTAAACATAAACACCCCCAATGGTAGAGGTATCTCAGTTAATGATTTTAGTGAGTTTAGAACAAAAGACCCTACAGTATTTAATAACTTTGGTCAGGGAGTGGGAAGAAGTTATCTTGCAGGAATGATGGCAGCTAACCCAAATCTGACAAAGGAGCAGGCAGCAAGATTAATATTGAACAGGGTAGGCGGAAATAACAGAGTAGAAATAGAAAACTGGCTTGAAGTGATGTCAGAAAATAAAACTGATATAATTTTTTCGTCACAGAATGGTTTCTATTTAAATAATACGGGCTTCATAAATTTTGATAAAGCAATATTTACAACATCAAGAGTAGATTTAGACGGAAACGGAGATCTTCTTCCTTTCAATATTCGAGGAGGAAAGATAGAAATAGGTCGTGAAGGAATAAATGCAGAAGGAGTAAGATATTTAGCACTGTTATCAAGACAGATGTATATAGACGGTCAGATATATGCAAAGGATGCAGATATAAACCTGATAGCAGGAGACTTTGACTATAATCCTCATACAAGAGATTATACAAAACAAGGAGTAAATAACAATGAGCTTTTGATATCTTCATCAGCATTCGGTTCAATCTATGGAAATCAGATAAAGATAGTAGGAGTAAATGGAAATATTGGAGTTGCAGGCGACGTCATTTCAGAACGTGTGTTGAAAATCAATGCAGATGGTACAATAGTAACTAATAAAACACAGGCTAAAGAAGCCATAGAAATAAAGGCAAAAGAATTTGTTCAGGAAGGTTCGATATATACAGAAGGGAAATTAACAATAGAAGCAAATAAAACTACATTAAAAGGTTCAGGAACACAAGCATCTGAAATAGAAATAAGCGGTAATCTGGATAATAATAGTAATCTTTATTCAACAGGTAATGTAACTGTAGGAAAAGATGTAAAGAATAAAGGACAGATAATATCAGAAAATGATTTAGATATAAAAGGGAGTCTTGATTCAGATAATTTAGTATATGGAAAAAATGAAATAAGAGTTGGGAAAAGTCTGGTTAATAGATCTGATATACAAAGTGAAGGGAATATAACTGTTTCAGAAGATACAATAAATACAGGAAGAATACTTTCTGATAAAGAACTTAATATAAAAGGGAATACAGTTAATCAGGGAACTTTATACGGAAAAGACAATGTAAAAATAGAAAAAAATCTCAATAATACAGGAAGTGTTCAGACTACAGGAGAATTAAGAGCTAAAGATACAGCGAATACAGGAAAACTTACAGTAGAAGGAAATATAAGCACAGATAATTTAGATAATAACGGAGAAATAATAACAAATAAAAAACTTGTCACAAAAAACCTTGAAAATAAAAGTACAGGAAAGATAACAACAGGAGAAGGAATAGATACAGCAGGAAATGCAGCAAACCACGGACAAATAAATACAAACGGCAGTTTTATAATATTTTCAAACCTTGAAAACTATAATGTAATTAATGTAGGAGGATTAGTAAGTACAAAAGATTTAACAAATACAGGTACATTAAAGGTATCAGATAAAATAGTATCAAAAGGGTTTAGTTTTACAAATACAGGAGAAATAGTAACAGTAAATTTAGATGTAGACAGTACAAATATCATGAATACAAATAAGATAACAGTCGTAGAGACATCTAAACTAAAAGGAAGCAGTAATGTAAATAATCAGGGGATAATAGCTTCAAAGAATATAGAAATAACAACACCGGTATTAATAAACAGCGGTCAGATATTAGCAGAAGAAGTGATAACAGCTAATAATACGAGTTTAACTAATACAGGAAAGCTGGCATCAAATGGCAGTATAAACTTAAATAATACATCAATAGTAAATAGAAGTTCAATAGAATCAACAATAGTAAATTTACAAAATGTATTTTCTTATGATAATAATACTGGGATAATAAGAGGAAATAATATAACATTAACATCTTCAGGGAATTTACTTCTTGAAGGAAAAATACAGGGAATAAATAACTTATTAATATCTGGAGTGGACATAACAAATAACGGAAATACAATAAGTTCAGGGTTATTAAGATTATCAGGAAGAGATATAACGAATAACTTAACAATATCAGCAAGTAATGTGGAATTACTGGCAACAGGAAATATATTAAATAATTCCATGATAGAGGGAGAAAGAGGAAAATTATCAGGAAATAATATAACAAACAAGGATTTGATAGTATTTCTTGATAAGCTTGATATAGAAGGAACAAAGTTTGTAAATAAAGATGCATCAGTATACAGTGATAATGAATTGAATATATCCACAGGTGATGTAGATAATACAGGCGGGGAGATAGTAGGGCAGAGTACCCTTAATATAACAGGCTTTAATTTACTGGATAATACAAAGGGGATAATAGACAGCAGAGGAAATATACTGTTAAGCGGGAATAAGCTTTTAAACAGCGGAGAAGTATCAGGACAATACAGACTTTACTGGGAAACATGGGACGGTCGTATAATATATGATGATGTATGGAGAAACTTAGATGATACTTATACACTGACAGGAAACAGTAGTTTGATAACTAGACTGAATGAATGGATATTTTCAGAAGGCAGATCAAATATGCAGGGTTGGGGAATAAATCCTAAAGATGAACTTGATGACATAAATAATGATTTAGACTATAAGCTTTATTACGGGAATCTGACAAGCAGCCAGCTTAATCCTACAAAAAATTATATGACACAGGTACTAACAGGATATATAGATACAAGCAGACTTGTAACAGAGGGCGGAAGAATATTGTCAGGAGGAAATCTGACACTTGATGTAATAGAACTGGAAAATGTGAATTCAAAAATAAGTTCAGGAGGTACATTAAGAATAACAGATAAGGTTCAGACAATAAAAAATGAAACAACAGCTTCCACAATAAAAGTTTATGACGGTGAAGAACAGGTAAAAACATGGGAATTACACTGGACAGCAGGAAATGGAGATACAAGAACAGGAGCAGCACTGGGAGTAAGAAGAGATTTAAAAACAGCAGGAAGAGATGTAAATATAGCGGACAGTGTATCAGTAATAGAAGGAAATAATGTGATAATAGAGGGGAGCCCTGTAATAAGTAACGGATATGTTATTCAATCAGGAGCAGTAGTAGACCCAAGTACAATAACATCAAAAGATGTAGATGTAGATCTATATTACGATCCTGTAACAGTACATGTGGACAGAACAGCAGTAATAGATATAATAACAACAGGGACAATACCATTTAATCCAGGAGTATTTAACAGTTCTGTAAGTAAGTTATTTTCGGAGAATAAAGATCCTTCATCAAAGTACTTAATGGAAACAAGATCACAATATATAGATTTATCAAGATTTTATGGAAGTGATTATTTCTTAAGCAGAATAGGATATAATGAATCAAATGACTGGAATAATGCAAGAAGATTAGGGGATGCATATTATGAAACTAAATATATGAATAATCTTCTTTTGGAAACACTGGGAACAAGATTTATAAATGGAAAAGCAGATACAGAATTAATGAAAGAAATGCTTGATAATGCAGTGGCAACAAGCGGGGATTTGCAGTTAACAATAGGAATAGCTTTAACAGGAGATCAGATAGCAGCATTGAAGAGTGATATAATCTGGTATGTGGAACAGGAAGTAAACGGGGAAAAGGTATTAGTACCACAGGTATATTTAAGTCAGGCAACATTGGAGAATATAAAGAGTCCTACAACAACAATATCAGCACAGGAAACACTTGCAATAAACAGCAGCAGTCTTGTAAATCAGGGCAGACTTGAAGGAAATACAGTATATGTAAATACAGATAATCTGATAAATAAGAGTGTGGGAGCATTAACAGCAGAGATAACAGGAACAAATATACAGATAGATGCAAAAAATGATATACTGAATATAGGAGCTGTGATAGCAGCTAAGGAAAATGTTGTATTAACAGCAGGGGGAACAATAAGCAATATAACAACTGGGGTACAGGTAATAGAACATGATAGATTAAGAGGGGAAGAAAGAAGTTATACAGCAGATAATATACAGAATGTAGGAGTGATAAGCTCAGGAGATACAACATATATCAGTGGAGAAAACTATGTATCGAGGGGAGCGGTAACACAGTCAGAGGGAACAACATATATAGAAGCAGAGAAAGATATTTCAATAAATACAATAAATCTGAGAGAATCAGAAAGAGAAGGCATAAAGAACGGTTATCAATATACAGAAGTAAATCAGAAATTAGGTTCGGAAGTAACAGGTCTTGATAATGTGATAATGAATGCCGGGAATGATATAAGTATAAAGGGAAGTACGGTAGTATCAGATGGAACAGTACAGTTAACAGCAGAAAATAATATAAATATATCAAATGATAAGAATACAATGTATCATGAGGAAAAGGAAGAGAAGAAAGGAACATTTTCAAGTTATTACAGATATGAGACGGATTACAGTGAAAGTGCAGTGGGAAGTACATTAATAGGGAATAATGTAATACTGGATGCAGGGAAAGATGTAAATATAAAAGCATCAAATGTTATAGCAGTAAAAAATGACAATATTCAAAACAGTGGTGGAAATATAATAGTAACAGCGGGAAATGATATAAATATAACAACGGATGATATGAATAATGAATACTCCTTGACAGAAAAGAGAAGTGGATTTAGTTCAAGCTTTTCAACAGGAGGCGGGGGTATATCAGCAGGAGTGAGTTACAGCAGAAGTAGTCTGGAGAATGAAAGAAACAGTACAACAGTAGCAGTGTCAAGCTTAATGTCAGAAGGAAGTACAGTATTAGATGCAGGAAACAGAGTAAGAACAGAAGCAATGCAGGCTGATATTGGAGAGAATCTTGTAATAAGGGGAGTAAATGGGGTAGAACTTCTGGATGCCAAAGAAGTATATGAAGAAAAAGTAAAACAGAAAAGTACAAGTATTGGTTTATCAGTGAGTGTAGGTTCTACAGTAACAAGCTTCATAGATCAGGCAAATAATATGTATAATGACAAGGATAAATACGGTGCTACAAATACATCAGAACTTATAAATTCAGCAGGAGACGGTTTTACTTTATTTAGAAGCGGAGTAAGTGCTTTTAATGATGCGCAGTCTATTTACGATAAACTGGTAACTGGAATACATCCTGCAAATGCCTTGGCAGGAATAACAGCAAATGCTTCATTAAGTTTTAGCCAGAGTAGTTATGAATCAAATACAAATAGTACAACATCAGTAGCAGGAAATATAAATGTAGGAAAAAACTTTGTGATAGAATCAGATGGTGATGTAAGACTGATAAATCAAAAAGTTAATGTAGGAGAAAACTTTATTGTAGATGCTAAAAATTTTGAAGCAAGAGCAGGGGAAAATACTTACAGTAATAATACAAAGTCAAGTTCATCAGGAGGAAATATAGGATATGACTTTGCTCAGAGAACAATGACAGGCGGAGTAAATGTATCAGGCGGAAAATCAAATACAGATTCTAAATATTATGATAATACAATAATAAATGTAGGAGGTATATTCCAGCTTACAACAAAAGAAGACGCTTTATTTGCAGGAGCTAATGTAACAGCAGATAAAATAAACTTTGATATTGGAAGAGATTTGAGTATAATATCCTTACAGGATGAATATAAGTCAGAAGGAAAGAATTATGGAATAGGCGGAGGCTATAGTCAGAATAATACAACTACAAATAAGCCGGAACCGGGAGCATTTACAGGAAACATAAGTTATAGCCAAAATAATGCAGAAAGTAAATGGGTAAGTAATCAGACAAGTATAATAGCAGAAAATGGCGGGAATATAAAAGTAGGAGAAACACTGACAAATATAGGATCAATTATAGGAAGTCTGAATGCAGATGAAAAACTGAGTATAGAAGCTAATAAAGTAGTGGTTTCTAACCTTGAGGATTATAACAGGGGAGAAAATGCAGGGGTTAATGTAGGAGGCATAGGCTTTAATAATAAGGCACCAATAGGACAGACAGGTGTACAGTACGGAAGCCATGATAAGGAACAGGAAAGTAATGCAACATTTGTTAATACAGAAGTGACAGAAGCAGGAAAGAAGCTGAATCTTGAGGAGCTTGGAATAAATACAGATATTAATAAGGCTCAGATAGTAACAAAAGATGAAGTGGTGGAACAGATAGATACAAATCTTCATACGGATTTATTAAATACAACAACAAGACAGCAGTTTATGGAGGATACAAGAAAAGCAGGACATGGAATACTAGATATAATAGATTCGGCAGGCAGGGATAACTTAAGATATGAAGAAGCCAGAACAGACAGATATGCGCAGTATTATATAGAAAAGAATCCTCAGATGGCAGAATTTATAAAAGATCCTGATAGTAAGAGTGCAGCTGATATTGAAAAACTAACAAAAGATTATATAAAGTATATGACAGGAAAAGATGTTGAGGTAATAATAGTAGCAACAGGAGAAGGTTCTGGATATATAAGAGGGGATCAAAAAGGTAAAGGTAAAGATAACGTTTTTCTTTTAGATTTAAATGATTTAGCAAGTGGTATGAGTGTATCAAATTTATATGGTCATGAGCCTAATCATATAGATGACCATAGAAGAGGGAGAGAAGCAGGAGAAGAGATAGCTTCAAATGCTGCAGGAGACAGATTAAGTGAAATATTAGGTGATAAAGGAAAAAGCAATGTTTTTGATATTGATAAATGGCTTGATAATAAAGACAATTTACAAGCAATTCAGGATGGGAAAAATACTCTTGACTCAGAATATGATGGATATGAAGGAGAAAATAGTTCTTATTTGGATCAAAGAACAAGAGAAGCGGGAAGTATTGCAAGCACAAAATCGGTTGCAAGTAAAAAATTAGAGAATAAAAAAGCAGATTTAGCAAAGTTGACAAATGAATATCAACAAAAATGTTCAGGAAGACAATTAAGTGGTTGTAGTAGTATTTTGAATCAGATATCATCTTTGGAAAAAGAAATAAAATATCTTCAGGGAGTAGCAACAACAGGTCAAGGTAGTGTTCATGATTCAGAAACTAAATCTCAAAAAACTCCAAATAACACTCAAAATGCTGGCAATAAGCCTAGTAATAAACCTAATAATAACACTTCTTCAAAAGCAGAGGCAAATAGTGCTAAGAAAATTAAAACAAAAGAAGAATTAGTATCAGAAATGTACAGTAAAGGCTACACACCTGATCAGTATGAGATAAGAGAAGAAAAAGGCGGAGTGTTAAGAGTAGTACTTGATTCATACAAAACTCCGGATAATTTAAATTATGATGACACAAATGTAATAGTTTGGAATAAAGGTTTAGATATACCATTAAAAGTAGCAGATGCCTATTTAAAAGCAGATAATGCATCAATGATATTAACACAAGGGCATTTGACAGATACATTTGGCCCAGTTCTTTCAGGAGGACTAATAAATAAATTTGGACCTAATTCAGGATGGGGAAGCGTAAAAGATAAGACTGAACTATCAGGAAATTCTAACTATAAAAAACTTACAAATGAAGAAATAAAAAAAGTGGGTTCTCTTTCGGAACAAAAAGACATAAGGGAATTACCAGGGAATTCTGAAGATGCTTTAAAATTTTTTCAAGCTCAAGTATCTGATTATAAAGAAGTAAAACCTGGTGTTTTTGTTGGAAAAGATGAAAATGGAATCACATTTACCTATAGAGCTCAATCAAAATCTGGTCCCCCGACTATTGATGTGAATGGAATAAAAGGAATAAGAAAAATTAAATTTAAAGAATAG
- a CDS encoding hemagglutinin repeat-containing protein — MRTEAMQANVGEDMIIRGVNGVELLDAQEVYNEKVKQESKSVGISASLGSTITNFISSADEKSQNNGKYEFGNRSELINTYGDGLDLYREGVKAGADLSQLVVDGMKGSYGSLAGYGVTANVSASINKSKYESNTSGTSSVAGNINVGGNLVISSEGDVKLVNQKVNVGENIIVEAKSFEALAGKNTYNNTTDSSSQGMSAGYDFTGGTVTGGVNGSKGNSNSSSVYYDNTVINAGGTFQLTTKEDATFKGANVTADKIDFEIGGNLNVISLQDEYKLNGENKSGGINYGHTEQSDGKSYNSPSGNLSYGESKGDSKWVNNHTSIIAENGGSIKVGETLTNVGAIIGSMNDSVRIEAKEVVVENLKDHDNGKGYNVGLSGVDRKNVVPQTELQYGSHDKEQDTNATFVNTVVIENGKEINLEERGINTDIEKAQVITKDDVVEQIDTVLHTDLLNKEKRKELVNDLNTIIGNLGDIKNEVANIYDTAISKIANNDKNLTAEEVEIYLAIESLNGISYDIEENATKYLNDLKAYAKKNNMDYSTLSAGGLVDEIINIKDKYDSENMVDYSREDKIRLVVLFDSLNQKDSSYQKMTEKVIGKVFNSLVTTNEYKELAQNWSEAYNNSDKEKMNQIYGKYGELIDKKIKDEFGISLKSDYMILHSGETQLVFGNDTFTPANNLYGAYIPGVNTNVINLNYNDEKFNLGLLDDINTISKHEIGVHNFYNTLFNSNSSTTNRIIKNNKLERYEKISKMKIQLPKNFDPLNTILYLIEPEEAIARHAEKFN; from the coding sequence GTGAGAACAGAAGCAATGCAGGCTAATGTTGGGGAAGATATGATTATCAGAGGAGTAAACGGAGTAGAATTACTTGATGCACAGGAAGTATACAATGAAAAAGTAAAACAGGAAAGTAAGAGTGTAGGAATATCAGCGAGTTTGGGTTCAACAATAACAAACTTTATAAGTTCAGCAGATGAAAAATCACAAAATAATGGAAAATATGAATTTGGAAACAGATCAGAGCTTATAAATACATATGGTGACGGACTGGATTTATATAGAGAAGGAGTAAAGGCAGGAGCGGACTTATCTCAGTTAGTAGTAGACGGAATGAAAGGAAGTTATGGCTCACTAGCAGGATACGGAGTAACAGCAAATGTATCTGCAAGTATAAATAAAAGTAAATATGAATCAAATACAAGCGGAACAAGTTCAGTAGCAGGCAATATAAATGTAGGTGGAAATCTAGTAATATCATCAGAAGGAGATGTGAAACTTGTAAATCAAAAAGTAAATGTTGGAGAAAATATTATAGTAGAAGCTAAAAGCTTTGAGGCATTGGCAGGAAAAAATACTTATAATAATACAACAGATTCAAGTTCACAGGGAATGTCAGCTGGATATGACTTTACAGGAGGAACAGTAACTGGTGGAGTAAACGGAAGTAAAGGAAATAGTAATTCATCATCAGTATATTATGATAATACAGTAATAAATGCAGGGGGAACATTTCAGTTAACAACAAAAGAAGATGCAACATTTAAAGGAGCAAATGTAACAGCAGATAAGATAGACTTTGAAATAGGTGGAAATTTAAATGTAATATCATTACAGGATGAATATAAGCTGAATGGAGAAAATAAAAGCGGTGGAATAAATTATGGTCATACAGAACAGAGTGATGGGAAAAGCTATAACTCACCGTCAGGAAACTTAAGTTATGGGGAAAGTAAAGGAGATAGTAAGTGGGTAAATAATCATACAAGTATAATAGCAGAAAATGGAGGAAGTATAAAGGTTGGGGAAACTTTAACTAATGTAGGAGCTATTATAGGAAGTATGAATGATAGCGTGAGAATAGAAGCAAAAGAGGTAGTGGTAGAAAATTTAAAAGATCATGATAATGGCAAGGGCTATAATGTAGGATTAAGTGGAGTAGACAGAAAGAATGTAGTTCCACAAACAGAATTACAGTATGGAAGTCATGATAAGGAACAGGATACAAATGCAACTTTTGTTAATACAGTGGTAATAGAAAATGGTAAGGAAATAAATCTGGAAGAAAGAGGAATAAATACAGATATAGAGAAAGCACAGGTAATAACAAAAGATGATGTGGTTGAGCAGATAGATACTGTTCTTCATACAGATCTATTGAACAAAGAAAAGAGAAAAGAGTTAGTGAATGATTTAAATACTATAATTGGAAATTTAGGAGATATTAAAAATGAAGTAGCCAATATATATGATACAGCCATAAGTAAAATTGCAAATAATGATAAAAATCTGACTGCTGAAGAAGTAGAAATTTATTTAGCTATTGAATCTTTAAATGGAATATCATATGATATAGAAGAAAATGCGACTAAATATTTAAATGACCTTAAAGCATATGCTAAAAAAAATAATATGGACTACTCAACTTTATCTGCAGGTGGTCTTGTAGATGAAATTATCAATATAAAAGATAAATATGATTCTGAAAATATGGTAGATTATTCAAGAGAAGATAAAATAAGGTTGGTTGTTCTTTTCGATTCTTTAAATCAAAAAGATAGTAGTTATCAAAAGATGACTGAGAAAGTTATTGGAAAAGTATTTAATTCATTAGTGACAACGAATGAATATAAAGAATTAGCTCAAAATTGGTCTGAAGCTTATAATAATAGTGATAAAGAAAAAATGAATCAAATATACGGGAAATATGGAGAGTTGATTGACAAAAAAATAAAAGATGAATTTGGTATATCTCTAAAAAGTGATTATATGATATTACATTCTGGAGAAACACAGCTTGTTTTTGGCAACGATACATTTACTCCAGCTAATAATCTTTATGGTGCCTATATTCCAGGAGTAAATACCAACGTAATTAATTTAAACTATAATGATGAGAAATTCAATTTAGGATTATTGGATGATATAAATACAATATCAAAACACGAGATAGGTGTCCATAATTTCTATAATACTTTATTTAATTCAAATTCTTCTACAACAAACAGAATTATAAAAAATAATAAATTAGAGAGATATGAGAAAATAAGCAAAATGAAAATTCAACTACCGAAAAATTTTGATCCATTAAATACAATTTTATATTTAATAGAACCAGAGGAGGCGATAGCAAGACATGCGGAAAAGTTTAATTAA